A single genomic interval of Lentimicrobiaceae bacterium harbors:
- a CDS encoding YggS family pyridoxal phosphate-dependent enzyme has translation MKIVDNFLNIRQSIPSDVKIVAVSKLKPLEDILCLYNNTGHRIFGESRAQELVVKNENINIEDIQWHFIGNFQTNKVKQILPIITLTHSVSNVRLLNTINKVASNNNFKAKCLLQFHIAEEETKQGFDIDEVLKLFDKDFFAKYPNVDIEGVMGMATFTDDEIAIAKEFKLLRSYFDRLKNEFFSDRDSFAEISMGMSNDYKIAIAEGSTMVRIGSSIFGERN, from the coding sequence ATGAAAATAGTAGATAATTTTCTTAACATCAGACAATCTATACCGTCTGATGTTAAGATTGTTGCAGTTTCAAAACTAAAACCCCTTGAAGATATTCTTTGTTTGTACAACAACACCGGACATCGCATATTTGGCGAGTCTCGAGCTCAGGAGTTGGTTGTTAAAAACGAAAATATCAACATTGAGGATATTCAGTGGCATTTTATTGGTAATTTTCAGACCAACAAGGTAAAACAAATTCTACCAATAATCACGCTAACACATAGTGTAAGCAATGTTAGATTGTTAAACACGATAAATAAAGTTGCTTCGAATAATAATTTTAAGGCAAAATGCCTATTACAGTTTCATATTGCCGAAGAAGAAACCAAACAAGGTTTTGATATTGATGAAGTTTTGAAACTATTTGATAAAGATTTTTTTGCAAAATATCCAAACGTTGATATTGAAGGCGTTATGGGAATGGCTACTTTTACAGACGATGAAATTGCCATTGCAAAAGAGTTTAAACTATTGAGAAGTTATTTTGATAGATTAAAAAACGAGTTCTTCTCAGACAGAGATTCGTTTGCCGAAATATCTATGGGTATGAGCAACGACTACAAAATAGCAATAGCCGAAGGCAGTACAATGGTCAGAATTGGTTCATCTATTTTTGGAGAAAGAAATTAG